From one Nocardioides sp. Kera G14 genomic stretch:
- a CDS encoding YitT family protein — protein MAMDEGVDLRAEPPPHGVLEDLLGLAIGIFLTSLGLYLIHVTGAVTGGTAGLSLLISYAANWNFQLVFALINLPFVVVAFLQKGADFAIRSALSVVAVSLATGWQGDVLGLDHLDRSYGVLAGAILTGMGVLALVRHNSSIGGFSVVAVILQEKAGMRAGYVMMSLDALVLLASFLVLEPGVVLWSALGAALLNIVLAFNHRPGRYMGL, from the coding sequence ATGGCGATGGACGAGGGCGTCGACCTGCGCGCGGAGCCGCCGCCGCACGGGGTCCTCGAGGACCTGCTCGGCCTCGCGATCGGCATCTTCCTGACCAGCCTCGGCCTCTACCTGATCCACGTCACCGGGGCGGTGACCGGTGGCACCGCGGGCCTGAGCCTGCTCATCTCGTACGCGGCGAACTGGAACTTCCAGCTCGTGTTCGCGCTGATCAACCTGCCGTTCGTCGTGGTCGCCTTCCTCCAGAAGGGCGCCGACTTCGCGATCCGCTCGGCACTGAGCGTGGTCGCCGTCTCGCTGGCCACGGGATGGCAGGGCGACGTACTCGGCCTGGACCACCTCGACCGGAGCTACGGCGTCCTCGCCGGGGCGATCCTCACGGGCATGGGCGTGCTCGCGCTGGTCCGGCACAACTCGAGCATCGGTGGCTTCAGCGTGGTGGCGGTGATCCTGCAGGAGAAGGCCGGGATGCGGGCGGGCTACGTGATGATGTCGCTCGACGCCCTGGTCCTGCTCGCGTCCTTCCTGGTCCTGGAACCGGGGGTGGTGCTGTGGTCGGCGCTCGGGGCGGCGCTGCTCAACATCGTGCTGGCGTTCAACCACCGCCCGGGCCGCTACATGGGCCTATGA
- the metX gene encoding homoserine O-acetyltransferase MetX, whose translation MAATSVALFSSDAPLRLSHGTDLAPVEVSYATYGTLTEARDNAVFIAHALTGDAHAEEWWPTMVGPGRPVDTDRFFVICPNLLGGCRGTTGPSSTNPSTGLPWGLDFPLISMRDVVMVHRALLEHLGVERLHGAVGGSLGGMQLLQWASDAPGQIGRAVLVAASARLSAQNIALSHVARQAILRDPVNGLAVARMLAHITYVSEQGLEEKFGRSRRPGSSPGLGVEFEVESYLDHQGSTFIDRFDRLSYLYLTRLLDHFDPFADPGFAARILAAASPTRFQLISFDSDWRFPTAHSELIEKQLRSAGVDVERHEVHSTWGHDSFLLDPPGYLDLVRTFLGEPVV comes from the coding sequence GTGGCCGCCACGAGCGTTGCCCTCTTCTCCTCCGACGCGCCGCTGCGCCTGTCCCATGGGACCGACCTGGCACCCGTCGAGGTGTCCTACGCGACGTACGGGACGCTCACCGAGGCCCGCGACAACGCCGTCTTCATCGCCCACGCCCTGACGGGCGACGCCCACGCCGAGGAGTGGTGGCCGACCATGGTCGGGCCCGGACGGCCCGTTGACACCGACCGCTTCTTCGTCATCTGCCCCAACCTGCTCGGCGGCTGCCGCGGCACGACCGGGCCCTCCTCGACCAACCCCTCGACGGGCCTTCCGTGGGGACTCGACTTCCCGCTCATCTCCATGCGTGATGTGGTCATGGTCCACCGCGCGCTCCTCGAGCATCTGGGCGTCGAGCGGCTGCACGGGGCGGTCGGCGGCTCGCTCGGTGGGATGCAGCTCCTGCAGTGGGCGTCGGATGCTCCGGGTCAGATCGGCCGGGCCGTGCTGGTCGCGGCCAGCGCGCGGCTCAGCGCCCAGAACATCGCGCTCTCCCACGTCGCCCGGCAGGCGATCCTGCGCGACCCGGTCAACGGGCTAGCCGTCGCCCGGATGCTCGCTCACATCACCTACGTCTCCGAGCAGGGGCTCGAGGAGAAGTTCGGCCGCTCCCGCCGTCCGGGATCGTCCCCCGGGCTGGGCGTCGAGTTCGAGGTCGAGAGCTACCTCGACCACCAAGGGTCGACCTTCATCGACCGCTTCGACCGCCTCTCCTACCTCTACCTCACCCGGCTGCTCGACCACTTCGACCCGTTCGCCGACCCGGGCTTCGCCGCCCGCATCCTCGCCGCCGCGTCGCCGACGCGGTTCCAGCTGATCTCCTTCGACTCCGACTGGCGCTTCCCGACCGCCCACTCTGAGCTGATCGAGAAGCAGCTCCGCTCCGCCGGTGTCGACGTGGAGCGGCACGAGGTGCACTCGACCTGGGGACACGACTCGTTCCTGCTCGACCCGCCCGGCTACCTCGACCTCGTCCGCACGTTCCTGGGAGAACCCGTTGTCTGA
- a CDS encoding O-acetylhomoserine aminocarboxypropyltransferase/cysteine synthase family protein has protein sequence MRPRGSRCRSTATSFYSRVGNPTVASFEERIASLEGGIGAVATASGLGAEFVTFASLAGAGDHIVASAQLYGGTVTQLDVTLRRFGVETTFVSSTDPEGYAAAIRPNTKLLFAETVANPSGEIADIEGLAEVAHAHGVPLVIDSTIPTPYLNRPIEWGADIVVHSATKFLGGHGTTLGGVVVESGRFTYAPERFPLFHEPVEHYGGLSWWGNFGEYAFLTRLRAEHLRNVGATLSPQSAWQLALGVETLPLRVQRHVENARVVAEWLAADDRIEFVNWAGLSSHPHHSRALKYLPKGPGSVFSFGIRGGRAAGERFIESVELASHLANIGDAKTLVIHPASTTHRQLSESRLAEAGVGAGLVRISVGIEDADDLLFDLDQALAAATKEG, from the coding sequence ATGCGGCCGCGCGGTTCGCGCTGCAGAAGTACGGCAACATCTTTCTACTCCCGCGTCGGCAACCCGACCGTCGCCTCCTTCGAGGAGCGGATCGCCTCGCTCGAGGGCGGCATCGGCGCCGTCGCCACGGCCTCGGGGCTGGGCGCCGAGTTCGTCACCTTCGCCTCGCTCGCCGGCGCGGGCGACCACATCGTCGCCTCCGCACAGCTGTACGGCGGCACCGTCACCCAGCTCGACGTGACACTGCGGCGCTTCGGGGTGGAGACGACCTTCGTCTCCTCGACCGATCCGGAGGGCTACGCCGCCGCGATCCGCCCGAACACGAAGCTGCTCTTCGCCGAGACGGTCGCGAACCCGTCCGGAGAGATCGCCGACATCGAGGGGCTGGCGGAGGTCGCCCATGCCCACGGAGTGCCGCTGGTCATCGACTCGACCATCCCGACGCCGTACCTCAACCGCCCGATCGAGTGGGGCGCCGACATCGTCGTCCACTCCGCCACGAAGTTCCTCGGTGGGCACGGCACGACGCTGGGCGGTGTCGTGGTCGAGTCGGGGCGGTTCACCTATGCGCCGGAGCGCTTCCCGCTCTTCCACGAGCCGGTCGAGCACTACGGCGGTCTCTCGTGGTGGGGCAACTTCGGCGAGTACGCGTTCCTCACCCGGCTGCGTGCCGAGCACCTGCGCAACGTGGGCGCGACCCTCTCACCGCAGAGCGCGTGGCAGCTGGCCCTCGGTGTCGAGACCCTGCCCCTGCGCGTGCAGCGTCATGTGGAGAACGCGCGTGTCGTCGCCGAGTGGCTCGCTGCCGACGACCGGATCGAGTTCGTCAACTGGGCCGGGCTTTCCTCGCATCCGCACCACTCGCGTGCTCTCAAATACCTGCCGAAGGGCCCCGGCTCGGTCTTCAGCTTCGGGATCCGTGGTGGTCGTGCCGCGGGTGAGCGGTTCATCGAGTCGGTGGAGCTCGCCAGTCATCTGGCCAACATCGGTGACGCCAAGACTCTGGTCATCCATCCCGCGTCGACCACGCACCGCCAGCTCAGCGAGTCGCGTCTGGCCGAGGCGGGCGTCGGAGCCGGGCTGGTGCGGATCAGCGTCGGCATCGAGGACGCTGATGACCTCCTCTTCGACCTGGACCAGGCGCTGGCCGCCGCGACCAAGGAGGGCTGA
- a CDS encoding CoA-binding protein, producing MGIPQIEHEPTAKERLGLLRAAQSIAIVGFSPNTARSSYYVATYLVQDTDYTLYFINPNAAGQSVLGLPVYASLQDLPEVPDVVDVFRRTSDLPGVVDEVIALGSPVVWFQLGLVHDEAAATARAAGITVVQNRCLKIEHARFHGGLHLAGFDTGRITSRKAAR from the coding sequence ATGGGCATCCCGCAGATCGAGCACGAGCCGACCGCCAAGGAGCGGCTGGGCCTCCTGCGCGCCGCCCAATCGATCGCCATCGTGGGCTTCTCGCCGAACACCGCGCGGTCGAGTTACTACGTGGCGACGTACCTCGTGCAGGACACCGACTACACGCTCTACTTCATCAATCCCAACGCCGCCGGGCAGTCGGTGCTCGGCCTGCCCGTCTACGCCTCGCTGCAGGACCTGCCCGAGGTGCCCGACGTGGTCGACGTCTTCCGCCGGACCTCGGACCTGCCGGGCGTCGTGGACGAGGTGATCGCACTGGGCAGTCCGGTCGTGTGGTTCCAGCTCGGGCTCGTCCACGACGAGGCCGCCGCCACGGCCCGTGCCGCCGGGATCACCGTCGTGCAGAACCGTTGTCTCAAGATCGAGCACGCGAGGTTCCACGGAGGGCTCCATCTTGCCGGCTTCGACACCGGGCGGATCACGTCCCGCAAGGCCGCTCGTTGA
- a CDS encoding OsmC family protein, protein MSIDATTQLNDVDLAAVGGLVEAIQADPAKAHTTWAAHVNWKGGFASEAKIRSFEPTQSDEPAGLGGGDTAPNPVEQLLGALGNCLAVGYAANATVAGLKLDDVRIDLKGDVDLTVFLGLGEGHAGFDAIDAQVTLVSDAPREELEALHAKVLASSPVGHTLQSAVPVNISLA, encoded by the coding sequence ATGAGCATCGATGCAACGACGCAGCTCAACGATGTCGACCTCGCCGCAGTCGGCGGCCTCGTCGAGGCCATCCAGGCCGATCCCGCGAAGGCCCACACCACGTGGGCCGCCCACGTGAACTGGAAGGGCGGGTTCGCCTCCGAGGCGAAGATCCGCTCCTTCGAGCCCACGCAGTCCGACGAGCCGGCAGGGCTGGGTGGCGGTGACACGGCCCCCAACCCGGTGGAGCAACTGCTGGGCGCTCTCGGCAACTGCCTCGCCGTCGGCTACGCCGCCAACGCGACCGTCGCGGGCCTCAAGCTGGACGACGTCCGCATCGACCTCAAGGGCGACGTCGACCTCACCGTCTTCCTCGGGCTCGGTGAGGGCCACGCCGGTTTCGACGCCATCGACGCCCAGGTGACCCTCGTCTCCGACGCTCCGCGCGAGGAGCTCGAGGCGCTTCACGCCAAGGTGCTCGCGAGCTCGCCCGTCGGCCACACCCTGCAGAGCGCCGTCCCGGTCAACATCTCGTTGGCCTGA
- a CDS encoding OsmC family protein → MTQTATPVDNGVNVEALLGARAALQETPAAAQFTWRATNTWVKGTHSKSKVEGFFGLGEEQEAERSFEYDGDHPPQFAAENNGATPVETLLVALGGCLTAGVAAVAQQRGIQLNSVTATIEGDHDIRGILGADPDVRNGFNEIRVNYSIDADASPEDIQALVAQSQKRSAVFDALTNPTAVTVSVS, encoded by the coding sequence ATGACCCAGACCGCCACACCCGTCGACAACGGCGTCAACGTCGAGGCGCTGCTCGGCGCCCGCGCCGCCCTGCAGGAGACCCCGGCCGCCGCTCAGTTCACCTGGCGCGCCACCAACACGTGGGTGAAGGGCACCCACTCGAAGAGCAAGGTCGAGGGCTTCTTCGGCCTCGGCGAGGAGCAGGAGGCAGAGCGCTCCTTCGAGTACGACGGCGATCACCCGCCCCAGTTCGCCGCCGAGAACAACGGCGCCACGCCGGTCGAGACGCTCCTCGTCGCCCTCGGGGGCTGCCTCACGGCCGGTGTCGCCGCGGTGGCGCAGCAGCGCGGCATCCAGCTCAACTCGGTGACGGCGACGATCGAGGGCGACCACGACATCCGCGGCATCCTCGGGGCCGACCCCGACGTCCGCAACGGCTTCAACGAGATCCGGGTCAACTACTCCATCGACGCCGACGCGAGCCCCGAGGACATCCAGGCGCTCGTCGCCCAGTCGCAGAAGCGGTCGGCCGTCTTCGACGCACTGACCAACCCGACTGCGGTCACCGTCTCGGTGTCGTGA
- a CDS encoding NAD(P)-binding domain-containing protein → MTAPTASRRTTTMVVGGGHSGLAVSHHLTAQGIDHVVLERGQVAHSWRTQRWDSLRLLTPNWMTRLPGHAYVGPDRDGFMTAAEVADFVCDYASVSGAPVQAETAVRRVAPVSGGFAVETSQGPWSARTVVLASGSVRGVVPAVADGLPEGVVSLHAVDYRNPSQLPEGGVLVVGAAASGVQIAAELQRSGRQVTLAVGEHVRAVRRYRDRDLFAWIDEIGLLDERWDEVDDVVRARRLPSFQLVGGSGDLDLNALQSLGVRLVGKLAGIRDGQALFSGSLANVASLADLKLNRLLTSIDVVAGGEGERLDPTRIPAPQLGLDLASGEIRTVLWATGIKPDHGFVDAPVFDAKGAIRHDGGVTDLPGLYVTGLPVLRRRRSTYIDGANADAEELTKHLAAAL, encoded by the coding sequence GTGACCGCGCCGACGGCGAGCCGCCGGACCACCACGATGGTCGTCGGTGGGGGTCACAGCGGGCTGGCCGTCAGCCACCACCTGACCGCGCAGGGGATAGACCACGTCGTCCTCGAGCGCGGTCAGGTGGCCCACTCGTGGCGCACCCAGCGGTGGGACTCGCTCCGACTGCTCACGCCCAACTGGATGACCCGCCTCCCCGGCCACGCTTATGTGGGGCCGGATCGCGACGGCTTCATGACCGCTGCCGAGGTGGCCGACTTCGTCTGTGACTACGCCAGCGTCTCCGGCGCGCCGGTGCAGGCGGAGACCGCCGTACGCCGGGTCGCGCCCGTGTCTGGCGGTTTCGCCGTCGAGACCTCCCAGGGCCCATGGTCGGCACGGACGGTCGTCCTCGCCTCCGGCTCCGTGCGTGGTGTGGTCCCCGCGGTGGCCGACGGGCTGCCCGAGGGCGTGGTCTCGTTGCACGCCGTCGACTACCGCAACCCGTCGCAGCTGCCCGAAGGCGGTGTGCTCGTCGTGGGCGCGGCGGCCAGCGGCGTGCAGATCGCCGCCGAACTGCAGCGCTCCGGCCGCCAGGTGACCCTCGCGGTCGGTGAGCATGTGCGCGCCGTCCGCCGCTATCGCGACCGCGACCTCTTCGCGTGGATCGACGAGATCGGACTCCTCGACGAACGCTGGGACGAGGTCGACGACGTCGTCCGTGCCCGCAGGCTGCCGTCCTTCCAGCTGGTCGGAGGCTCGGGCGACCTGGACCTCAACGCCCTGCAGTCCTTGGGCGTCCGCCTCGTGGGCAAGCTCGCCGGGATCCGCGACGGGCAGGCGCTCTTCTCCGGCTCCCTCGCCAACGTGGCCTCGCTGGCCGACCTCAAGCTCAACCGCCTGCTCACCTCCATCGACGTGGTGGCGGGCGGGGAGGGCGAGCGACTGGATCCGACGCGGATCCCCGCGCCGCAGCTCGGCCTCGACCTCGCCTCGGGTGAGATCCGCACCGTCCTGTGGGCCACCGGGATCAAGCCTGACCACGGCTTCGTCGACGCGCCGGTCTTCGATGCCAAGGGCGCGATCCGGCACGACGGCGGCGTCACGGATCTTCCCGGTCTCTATGTGACCGGGCTGCCCGTCCTACGACGGCGGCGGTCGACGTACATCGACGGCGCCAACGCGGATGCCGAGGAACTGACGAAACACCTCGCCGCCGCACTCTGA
- a CDS encoding LysE family translocator — MLLAFGTFTIAAILIVLLPGPDTLVVVRGMVRGGRRGAALTALGVLSGLCCWVAAAALGLAALLKASEVGYEALKIAGAAYLIWIGVQSLRSIRKSTGEVAAHGDGPTAPADVIETKGRSGFAGGFLTDILNPKVGVFFVSFLPGFVPDGASVGWTSIAFGAIFVLLTALYFVGLIAVSGTIATWMQTPHIRRRLDAVTGVVLIGFGVRLATE, encoded by the coding sequence ATGTTGCTCGCCTTCGGCACCTTCACGATCGCCGCGATCCTCATCGTGCTGCTGCCCGGGCCGGACACGCTGGTCGTCGTACGCGGCATGGTCCGTGGCGGACGGCGCGGCGCGGCGTTGACCGCCCTCGGGGTGCTGAGCGGGTTGTGCTGCTGGGTCGCGGCTGCGGCGCTCGGACTCGCGGCCCTGTTGAAGGCGAGCGAAGTCGGCTACGAGGCGCTCAAGATCGCGGGGGCGGCGTACCTGATCTGGATCGGCGTGCAGTCGCTGCGCTCGATCCGGAAGTCGACCGGCGAGGTCGCGGCGCACGGGGACGGGCCGACCGCACCCGCCGACGTCATCGAGACGAAGGGCCGCTCGGGCTTCGCCGGCGGCTTCCTCACCGACATCCTCAACCCGAAGGTCGGTGTCTTCTTCGTCAGCTTCCTGCCCGGCTTCGTGCCTGACGGTGCCTCCGTGGGGTGGACGAGCATCGCCTTCGGCGCGATCTTCGTGCTGCTCACTGCGCTCTACTTCGTCGGCCTCATCGCCGTCTCGGGCACCATCGCGACCTGGATGCAGACGCCGCACATCCGCCGCCGTCTCGATGCCGTCACGGGCGTGGTGCTGATCGGGTTCGGCGTGCGGCTCGCGACGGAATGA
- a CDS encoding TetR/AcrR family transcriptional regulator: protein MKHLRPGRPRRDVDDVVRAALVDLVRRQGYAGTTIDQVARAAGVAKTTVYRRWESKTALALDALIDVLGEPPVADGPRETGLGVAIGWLAGRISDPDVHHLLTALIGEAARDAEIRLRLRGAIRTPFERRTAEAWALDPASVDLAFDVAVGALLHHAAMTGRVEAATVALISDLAVRIASA from the coding sequence ATGAAGCACCTCCGACCGGGCAGGCCACGGCGTGACGTCGACGACGTCGTGCGCGCCGCGCTCGTCGACCTCGTCCGTCGCCAGGGATACGCCGGCACCACCATCGATCAGGTCGCCCGGGCTGCGGGCGTCGCCAAGACCACGGTCTACCGCCGCTGGGAGTCCAAGACCGCATTGGCGCTCGACGCCCTCATCGATGTGCTCGGCGAGCCCCCTGTCGCTGACGGTCCGCGTGAGACCGGCCTGGGGGTCGCCATCGGCTGGCTCGCCGGGAGGATCAGCGATCCCGACGTCCACCACCTGCTCACCGCCCTCATCGGCGAGGCGGCACGCGATGCCGAGATCCGACTCCGGTTGCGCGGCGCCATCCGGACGCCGTTCGAGCGCCGGACCGCCGAGGCGTGGGCGCTCGACCCGGCCTCGGTCGACCTGGCCTTCGACGTCGCCGTCGGGGCGCTACTCCACCACGCTGCCATGACCGGCCGGGTCGAGGCCGCCACCGTCGCGCTGATCAGCGATCTCGCCGTGCGGATCGCCTCCGCCTGA
- a CDS encoding ABC transporter permease — MTTDDRRFLDELKDAISLRTVLLVAGVLLVQIAFIASYVGAFHHPSPHRIEVGVVAPTAQAGAVRDQLNAADGTPLSARVVADEASARKQIRRGDLVAVLVADPASTRDTLLVASARGTSLQTAVEQLATAAESKQGRSFTTTDVVPLQSGDARGLSGFYLVIGWLVGGYLVASLLGVAKGARPANLRRAVIRLGAMLPYAVLSGLTGALVVDQLLGALTGHFWALAAVGTLLVLSSATVTMALQVLAGTIGIGLTVLLFVVLGNPSAGGAYQFELLPALWRTVGQWLPNGAGTTALREIVYFDGHGAAGHVWLIAAWAVVGAAITLVASGMRRSAA; from the coding sequence ATGACCACCGACGACCGCCGATTCCTCGATGAGCTCAAGGATGCGATCTCGCTGCGCACCGTCCTGCTGGTCGCAGGCGTGCTCCTGGTGCAGATCGCCTTCATCGCCTCGTATGTGGGCGCCTTCCACCACCCGTCACCACACCGGATCGAGGTCGGTGTCGTCGCACCGACCGCCCAGGCAGGCGCGGTGCGCGACCAGCTCAACGCCGCCGACGGCACCCCGCTGTCGGCCCGGGTGGTCGCCGACGAGGCCAGCGCCCGCAAACAGATCCGGCGGGGCGACCTCGTCGCCGTCCTGGTGGCGGATCCCGCCAGCACCCGGGACACCCTGCTGGTCGCGAGTGCCCGGGGCACCTCCCTGCAGACGGCCGTCGAACAGCTGGCCACGGCCGCGGAGTCGAAGCAGGGCCGGTCCTTCACGACGACGGACGTGGTCCCGCTCCAGAGTGGTGACGCGCGCGGGCTGAGCGGCTTCTACCTCGTCATCGGCTGGCTCGTGGGCGGCTACCTCGTCGCCTCGCTCCTCGGTGTGGCCAAGGGCGCTCGCCCCGCCAACCTGCGGCGCGCGGTCATCCGCCTGGGCGCGATGCTGCCCTACGCGGTGCTCTCGGGACTGACAGGAGCACTCGTCGTCGACCAGCTCCTCGGCGCCCTCACCGGCCACTTCTGGGCACTCGCCGCGGTCGGCACGCTGCTCGTGCTCTCCTCGGCCACCGTCACGATGGCGCTCCAGGTGCTCGCCGGCACGATCGGGATCGGCCTGACCGTGCTGCTCTTCGTGGTGCTCGGCAACCCGAGTGCGGGCGGTGCCTACCAGTTCGAGCTGCTCCCGGCGCTGTGGCGGACGGTCGGGCAGTGGCTGCCCAACGGTGCGGGCACGACGGCGCTGCGCGAGATCGTCTACTTCGACGGTCACGGCGCCGCTGGTCACGTCTGGCTGATCGCGGCCTGGGCGGTCGTGGGTGCGGCGATCACGCTGGTTGCGTCGGGGATGCGCCGATCAGCTGCGTGA
- a CDS encoding FAD-dependent oxidoreductase: protein MRPIRVAVVGGGPAGIYAADILTREHEGATVDVIERLPAPYGLVRYGVAPDHPRIKEIIKALRRVLDNDRIRFFGNVDYGNDLKLDDLKRFYDAVIFATGAMADRELTIPGADLEGNFGAADFVSWYAGHPDVPREWPLTAQSVAVLGAGNVGLDVARMLAKPADEQLVTEIADNVYQGLKANPATEVHVFARRGPAHIKFSPMELRELSHSPSVDVVVEEEGFQIDDAGQAEISKHKATRLVVDTLLKYLEAEPTGAPHKIVIHMMQNPVELLGEDGKVVAIRTEKTEYDGTGNVHGTGEFVDTPVQAVYRAIGYLSSPLADVPFDDGAGVIPNDGGRVLTEVDGEQIDGLYVTGWIKRGPVGLIGHTKSDAKETIDHLLTDLEAGRVAEPEAADPAAVVEHLTARGVEFTTEEGWGKLETHELSLGEAAGRERIKVVPREEMLRISRS, encoded by the coding sequence GTGCGTCCTATCCGTGTTGCCGTCGTCGGTGGCGGTCCCGCCGGCATCTACGCCGCTGACATCCTCACGCGTGAGCACGAGGGTGCGACGGTCGATGTCATCGAGCGCCTGCCCGCGCCCTACGGCCTGGTCCGCTATGGCGTCGCGCCGGACCACCCGCGGATCAAGGAGATCATCAAGGCGCTGCGCCGGGTGCTCGACAACGACCGCATCCGTTTCTTCGGCAACGTCGACTACGGCAACGACCTCAAGCTCGACGACCTCAAGCGCTTCTACGACGCGGTCATCTTCGCCACCGGCGCGATGGCCGACCGTGAGCTCACCATCCCGGGCGCGGACCTCGAGGGCAACTTCGGTGCCGCCGACTTCGTGAGTTGGTACGCCGGCCACCCGGACGTCCCGCGCGAGTGGCCGCTCACCGCGCAGTCCGTGGCGGTGCTCGGCGCCGGCAACGTTGGCCTCGACGTCGCCCGCATGCTGGCCAAGCCGGCCGACGAGCAGCTCGTCACCGAGATCGCCGACAACGTCTACCAGGGCCTCAAGGCCAACCCGGCGACGGAAGTCCACGTCTTCGCCCGTCGCGGCCCGGCCCACATCAAGTTCTCCCCGATGGAGCTGCGCGAGCTGTCGCACAGCCCGTCCGTCGACGTGGTCGTCGAGGAGGAGGGCTTCCAGATCGACGACGCCGGCCAGGCCGAGATCAGCAAGCACAAGGCCACCCGTCTCGTCGTCGACACGCTGCTCAAGTACCTCGAGGCCGAGCCCACCGGCGCGCCGCACAAGATCGTCATCCACATGATGCAGAACCCGGTCGAGCTGCTCGGCGAGGACGGCAAGGTCGTCGCCATCCGCACCGAGAAGACCGAGTACGACGGCACCGGCAACGTCCACGGCACCGGCGAGTTCGTCGACACGCCCGTCCAGGCGGTCTACCGCGCGATCGGCTACCTCTCCTCCCCGCTCGCCGACGTCCCCTTCGACGACGGTGCGGGCGTGATCCCCAACGACGGCGGCCGTGTGCTGACCGAGGTCGACGGTGAACAGATCGACGGCCTCTACGTCACCGGCTGGATCAAGCGCGGTCCGGTCGGCCTGATCGGCCACACCAAGTCCGACGCCAAGGAGACGATCGACCACCTCCTCACCGACCTCGAGGCCGGCCGCGTCGCCGAGCCGGAGGCCGCTGACCCGGCCGCGGTCGTCGAGCACCTCACCGCCCGCGGCGTGGAGTTCACCACCGAGGAGGGCTGGGGCAAGCTCGAGACCCACGAGCTCTCCCTGGGTGAGGCCGCCGGCCGCGAGCGGATCAAGGTCGTCCCGCGCGAGGAGATGCTCCGCATCTCACGCAGCTGA
- a CDS encoding FitA-like ribbon-helix-helix domain-containing protein — MATLYVRDVPVEVTQTLKRRAAEAGLSLSAYVGSELARLAARPTNAEVAERLRAKDRGDAPSTADIVDELAQSRR; from the coding sequence ATGGCGACGCTGTATGTCCGGGACGTGCCGGTCGAGGTGACCCAGACACTCAAGCGCCGCGCCGCGGAGGCGGGGTTGTCGTTGTCGGCCTACGTCGGCTCCGAGCTGGCCAGGCTCGCCGCGCGGCCGACGAACGCGGAGGTTGCCGAGCGGCTCAGGGCGAAGGACCGCGGTGATGCGCCCTCGACGGCCGACATCGTTGATGAGCTCGCGCAGAGCCGCCGGTGA
- a CDS encoding type II toxin-antitoxin system VapC family toxin translates to MIVVDASAMVEALVGAWPDGDLIDGLAGDIDAPHLLDVEVLSVLRGLSLSRKLAPEAADQARLDYVSFTIARHEFGGLAERIWELRGQFTTYAASYLALAEVLDAPLFTCDRKLVSDAHGAAVRVFGRSA, encoded by the coding sequence GTGATCGTCGTCGATGCCTCCGCGATGGTGGAGGCGCTCGTCGGCGCCTGGCCGGACGGCGACCTCATCGACGGGCTGGCTGGCGACATCGACGCCCCGCACCTCTTGGACGTCGAGGTGCTGTCCGTGCTGCGCGGGCTCTCGTTGAGCCGGAAGCTCGCTCCCGAGGCCGCGGACCAGGCACGGCTCGACTACGTCAGCTTCACCATTGCACGGCACGAGTTCGGCGGCCTGGCAGAGCGGATCTGGGAGCTGCGAGGGCAGTTCACGACGTACGCCGCCTCCTATCTCGCCCTCGCGGAGGTGTTGGATGCGCCGCTCTTCACGTGTGACCGCAAGCTCGTGTCGGACGCACACGGAGCCGCCGTGCGCGTCTTCGGGCGCTCGGCGTGA